A single uncultured Methanolobus sp. DNA region contains:
- a CDS encoding 30S ribosomal protein S19, with amino-acid sequence MAKKSSSRLPKRKGEYTYRGKTVVELQALDVDEFIGMLPARERRTLKRGYTEGRKSVVQQLKEGKDNLRTHYRDIIIFPDMVGKNVEVYNGKSFVAFEIQPEMIGHRFGEFAPTRSRVSHGSAGVGATRSSKFVPLK; translated from the coding sequence ATGGCAAAGAAATCATCATCAAGATTACCAAAACGAAAAGGTGAATATACCTACCGTGGCAAGACGGTAGTAGAACTCCAGGCTCTGGACGTCGATGAGTTTATCGGCATGCTTCCTGCACGTGAGCGCCGCACTCTTAAGAGGGGCTACACCGAGGGCAGGAAGAGCGTTGTCCAGCAGCTCAAAGAAGGTAAAGACAATTTGAGGACCCATTACAGGGATATTATTATCTTCCCTGATATGGTCGGCAAAAATGTAGAAGTATACAACGGCAAGTCATTTGTGGCATTTGAGATTCAGCCTGAAATGATCGGACACAGGTTCGGAGAATTCGCACCAACCCGCTCAAGAGTATCACACGGTAGCGCTGGTGTAGGAGCAACCCGTTCAAGCAAGTTCGTGCCACTTAAGTAA
- a CDS encoding 30S ribosomal protein S3 — MAIEKKFVQEGYVKASMNEYFAKQLSKAGYGGMEINRTPMGTQITVYAEKPGMVIGKAGKVIRKLTRDIDRMYDMDNPQIDAQEVKKPELNAQMMATRLASSIERGWYFRKAGHNTLRAIMNSGALGCEIVISGKLTGARSRVEKLVDGYIKHAGKPAEDMVDEGFAVAVKKLGTLGCKVRIIPPGVVLPDAFDIRTDVVEDVVEAAVPEAAKADLKELVDKESKSEVADEEETVEVAEEVAEAGVSEEASAEEVEEGSCAEEASEPDDDSIPVEDLGDEQRRLVEGVWQHKHEGYDYWHPVARVHKE, encoded by the coding sequence ATGGCAATAGAGAAGAAATTCGTTCAGGAAGGATACGTAAAAGCTTCAATGAACGAATATTTCGCAAAACAGCTCAGCAAAGCAGGTTACGGTGGAATGGAGATCAATCGTACTCCTATGGGTACCCAGATCACTGTATATGCTGAGAAGCCAGGCATGGTCATTGGTAAGGCTGGTAAGGTCATCCGTAAGCTTACACGCGATATCGACAGAATGTACGATATGGATAACCCACAGATCGATGCTCAGGAAGTTAAAAAGCCAGAGCTCAATGCCCAGATGATGGCAACTCGCCTTGCTTCTTCCATTGAGAGAGGCTGGTATTTCAGAAAAGCCGGTCATAATACCCTTAGGGCTATTATGAACTCCGGTGCACTGGGCTGTGAGATCGTAATTTCAGGTAAATTGACAGGTGCAAGGTCAAGGGTTGAAAAACTCGTAGATGGATACATCAAGCACGCTGGAAAACCTGCTGAAGATATGGTTGATGAGGGATTCGCAGTAGCTGTTAAGAAGCTGGGAACCCTTGGATGTAAAGTAAGGATCATTCCTCCAGGAGTTGTACTTCCTGATGCTTTTGATATCAGAACAGATGTTGTTGAAGATGTTGTAGAAGCAGCTGTACCAGAAGCTGCAAAGGCAGATCTGAAAGAACTCGTTGACAAGGAATCAAAAAGCGAAGTTGCAGACGAAGAGGAAACAGTGGAAGTTGCCGAAGAGGTTGCAGAAGCAGGAGTCAGTGAAGAAGCTTCAGCTGAGGAAGTTGAAGAAGGATCCTGTGCAGAAGAGGCATCTGAACCTGATGATGATTCAATTCCGGTAGAGGATCTCGGAGATGAACAGCGCAGGCTGGTTGAAGGTGTATGGCAGCATAAGCACGAAGGCTATGACTACTGGCACCCAGTTGCACGTGTTCACAAGGAGTGA
- a CDS encoding 50S ribosomal protein L23 has translation MNVIKYPFITEKAMMLLDDNKLQFIVDSRANKKQIKADVMKMYGFPVLSVCTMSTMKGLKKAIVTFEGTDAAHEIATRIGLM, from the coding sequence ATGAATGTCATCAAATATCCGTTTATTACTGAAAAAGCAATGATGCTGTTGGATGACAACAAACTCCAGTTTATTGTTGATTCCCGCGCAAACAAGAAGCAGATCAAGGCCGATGTAATGAAGATGTACGGGTTCCCTGTATTATCTGTCTGCACAATGAGCACAATGAAGGGTCTTAAGAAAGCTATCGTAACTTTTGAAGGAACCGATGCAGCTCATGAGATCGCAACCAGGATTGGCCTGATGTGA
- a CDS encoding 50S ribosomal protein L2 translates to MTKRIISQNRGRGSPTYRAPSHKYKAALKHPRVDEEGTLYGTVIEITHDPARSAPIVKVSFENGEERLILAPEGIAVGDKIACGISAEIKPGNILPLAEIPEGIPVCNIESKPNDGGQFARASGVYATVVSHDRGKTVVQMPSGEMKWLNPKCRATIGIVAGGGRVDRPFLKAGKKYHKMKTRAAKYPRVSGIAMNAVDHPFGGGNRKHPGKPTTVGRNAPPGRKVGQIAARRTGKR, encoded by the coding sequence ATGACAAAGAGAATCATATCACAGAACAGGGGTCGCGGATCCCCGACATACAGGGCTCCATCACACAAGTACAAAGCTGCACTGAAACACCCACGTGTCGATGAAGAAGGCACATTGTACGGTACAGTTATTGAGATAACACACGATCCGGCTCGTTCAGCACCAATCGTCAAAGTATCTTTTGAGAATGGTGAAGAGCGCCTGATCCTTGCTCCTGAAGGTATAGCAGTTGGTGACAAGATCGCCTGCGGAATTTCAGCTGAGATCAAACCAGGTAACATCCTGCCTCTTGCAGAGATCCCTGAAGGTATTCCAGTCTGTAACATTGAGTCCAAGCCAAATGATGGTGGACAGTTCGCACGTGCATCAGGTGTCTATGCAACAGTTGTCTCCCATGACCGTGGTAAGACAGTTGTCCAGATGCCATCAGGTGAAATGAAGTGGTTAAATCCTAAATGCCGTGCAACAATTGGTATTGTTGCTGGTGGTGGAAGGGTGGACAGACCTTTCCTTAAGGCAGGTAAGAAGTACCACAAGATGAAGACAAGAGCTGCAAAGTATCCTCGTGTATCAGGTATTGCTATGAACGCCGTTGATCACCCATTCGGTGGAGGTAACCGCAAGCACCCTGGTAAGCCAACCACAGTTGGAAGGAACGCACCTCCTGGACGTAAGGTAGGTCAGATAGCAGCACGCAGGACCGGAAAGCGTTAA
- the rpmC gene encoding 50S ribosomal protein L29 translates to MAILRMNEIRDMSPEERMDELEKMRDELIRERALSSAGGAPDNPGRIGELRKTVARIKTVQKEMKEI, encoded by the coding sequence ATGGCAATTCTTCGCATGAACGAGATTCGGGACATGTCCCCGGAAGAAAGAATGGACGAACTTGAGAAAATGAGAGACGAGCTCATTCGCGAGCGTGCTCTTTCATCTGCTGGTGGTGCTCCTGACAATCCTGGTAGGATCGGGGAACTCAGAAAAACCGTCGCAAGGATAAAGACCGTCCAGAAGGAAATGAAGGAGATCTGA
- the rpl4p gene encoding 50S ribosomal protein L4 translates to MVTVNIIDLSGNAKGEVELPAVFDEVYRPDLIKRAVLAAQGNRYQPYGPRLYSGMDTSAHSWGSGRGVAQIPRIANGSRAARVPHAVGGRRAHPPKPEADRTEKVNKKERRMAIRSAIAATSDAELVKARGHRFEAQLPLVAADELENVEKTKDVISFLQSAGLYDDVLRAKDGRNIRAGKGKLRGRRFKNKKSLLIVATCDSPIMKSARNLAGVDVVSVDSLNAEVLAPGTHAGRLTVWTESAISSLGGMFE, encoded by the coding sequence ATGGTTACAGTAAATATTATAGATTTATCAGGAAACGCAAAGGGAGAAGTTGAACTTCCTGCTGTGTTCGATGAAGTATACAGACCTGACCTTATTAAAAGAGCAGTTCTCGCAGCTCAGGGTAACAGGTACCAGCCATATGGTCCAAGGCTGTATTCCGGTATGGATACCTCTGCACACTCCTGGGGTTCAGGAAGAGGTGTAGCACAGATCCCAAGGATCGCAAACGGCAGCCGTGCAGCAAGAGTTCCTCATGCAGTAGGCGGTAGGAGAGCTCACCCACCAAAGCCTGAAGCAGACAGAACTGAAAAGGTCAACAAAAAGGAAAGGCGTATGGCCATCCGCTCAGCAATTGCTGCAACATCAGATGCAGAACTTGTAAAGGCACGTGGTCACAGGTTCGAGGCTCAGCTTCCTCTTGTAGCTGCAGATGAACTTGAGAACGTTGAAAAGACAAAGGATGTCATAAGCTTCCTTCAGAGTGCAGGTCTTTATGATGATGTGCTCCGTGCAAAGGATGGAAGGAACATTCGTGCAGGAAAGGGTAAGCTCAGAGGTAGGAGATTCAAGAACAAGAAGAGTCTTCTTATCGTTGCAACATGTGACAGTCCTATAATGAAGTCTGCAAGGAACCTTGCAGGTGTGGATGTAGTTTCAGTCGATTCACTGAACGCTGAAGTTCTCGCACCAGGTACACACGCAGGTAGACTAACAGTATGGACCGAGTCTGCAATCTCTTCACTTGGAGGGATGTTCGAATGA
- a CDS encoding 50S ribosomal protein L22 translates to MARIEYTIEMDPKASSKAMGSELHISPKKSRELCKAIKGMRTSAAQKYLEDVVVLKQAVPFKRHHDGSGHRKGPMANGRYPVKVAEAFLKILENARSNAEYKGLDPEHMYIAHAAAKRGRVIHGMRPRARGRGSPSNTETVNVEIILNEVR, encoded by the coding sequence ATGGCAAGAATTGAATATACAATTGAAATGGACCCAAAGGCAAGCTCAAAGGCAATGGGTTCTGAGCTTCACATCTCCCCGAAAAAGTCACGTGAACTCTGCAAAGCGATCAAAGGCATGCGTACTAGTGCAGCTCAAAAGTACCTTGAAGATGTAGTGGTTCTGAAGCAGGCTGTGCCTTTCAAGAGGCACCACGATGGTTCAGGTCACAGAAAAGGTCCAATGGCAAACGGTAGGTACCCTGTAAAGGTTGCTGAGGCATTCCTTAAAATTCTGGAAAACGCCAGAAGCAATGCTGAATATAAGGGACTTGACCCTGAGCACATGTACATTGCACATGCAGCTGCAAAACGCGGACGTGTGATCCATGGTATGAGGCCAAGAGCACGCGGACGTGGCAGTCCAAGCAACACAGAGACTGTGAACGTTGAGATTATTTTGAATGAGGTGCGCTAA